The nucleotide window gccgctgctctccatgGACTACCTCACCGTGTGCATCGGCGTCGTGCCCCTTCCGAGCTCGGGGGCGCCGTGTGGAACTGCCGCCTCGTGCAAGAGGAACCTATGGTGGCCCTGGCGTTGTACTACCCTAACGGTAAACTCCACTCCCGCGACCGACGACGTCGGTGAAGCAGCCTCTGACAGGGCTAGCCACAGCGCAAGAGCCTATAGCAGTGTTGTGGAAGTGAGCTGGCCCACCCCTCTTCACGACCCGACAGTCTCTATGCACCAGCTGCGACCGCGGCGCCTCTACACAAGTGGCCAGCAGCATACGGCTACCTCTGCAGTCGGAGACAGCTCTACCTTGACTACCTCGGCACACCTCACCGATGTCACAAGGCCAGCGCCGGCCGGCAGCGTGGTCTCGACCGATCCCAGCTTCTCCACTGGCCCCACCATGGAGGTGCTGGGGTGGTCAGGCGTGTTCGCAGCTGTTCCCCTCGTCCTTCCTGGCGCGCAACTGGCGTGTGGCCCGGATGCACCTGGTCTTGCCATGAAAGTGGGCAGGGATGCTCACCCCCGTCGTGGTGGCTGTGATGGCAGCTGTCAGTCTAAGGACCTGGtgtgcgccggtgccgcctccatctctgTCATCCTGGCGTGAATACTCTGTGGAGGGGAACAGGGCTTTTATGTGTTGGGGGAAACGGGCGGAGAGATGGCGACGTCAGATGCGCCTCTACGGTGGTCGCCAtacacgccccccccccctcccccttccctgcctccggcctcctctccctcttcgccttcaCATGGCTCCctcgtgtgggtgtggtgggtAAAGACAGTACCGTCGTTGGATGGGCGCGCCGCTGACCCGTAGACGCAACCGTGAGCGAGACCAAGAGAGACGACTCgtaaaaagaaaaaaacaataGAGAACGTAAAGGATGACGTCCAACCgaagggcagagagaggcgcgacTGCTTCGGTGCATCCTTCGCCTCTCAGGAACTCGGAGGGGG belongs to Leishmania panamensis strain MHOM/PA/94/PSC-1 chromosome 8 sequence and includes:
- a CDS encoding hypothetical protein (TriTrypDB/GeneDB-style sysID: LpmP.08.0500) — translated: MLQRFSNVSVRQHARETSPSHLDSTPPPSPSRTFDGHRDADPSAYISLAQRGGQTAGSLQHAPVFALPANVCNDTAGAPPPAPPSVSSQRARNFSPALLSQLLLAEAARADATAAVQQSGHNNFEGVSYGSAAPFCVPTSMQQSQRPPTTTTTVATEWRHRRRDSDATSLYESLRESPSSLPQSPPLLSMDYLTVCIGVVPLPSSGAPCGTAASCKRNLWWPWRCTTLTVNSTPATDDVGEAASDRASHSARAYSSVVEVSWPTPLHDPTVSMHQLRPRRLYTSGQQHTATSAVGDSSTLTTSAHLTDVTRPAPAGSVVSTDPSFSTGPTMEVLGWSGVFAAVPLVLPGAQLACGPDAPGLAMKVGRDAHPRRGGCDGSCQSKDLVCAGAASISVILA